A window of the Emys orbicularis isolate rEmyOrb1 chromosome 1, rEmyOrb1.hap1, whole genome shotgun sequence genome harbors these coding sequences:
- the LOC135894982 gene encoding olfactory receptor 51G2-like: MSGVNDTKLKSVIFLLSGLPSHGDTHLWISIPFCFMYVISIIGNSVILFIIKTDPSLHEPMYIFLSMLAVTDLGISITTIPTIMGIYLFNSREISLDACLTQLFFIHLLKCIESSVLLLMAFDRFIAIHNPLRYATILTPPRIAKMGLLALLRAMVIKLPLPFLLKRFQYCRANVLSHSYCLHQEVMKMACSDITVNSIYGLFTKLITMGLDSPLIFLSYVMILKTVLSITSFKESLRALNTCVSHLCALLVFYTPDISLSVMHRFGEGSFPLFQILLGYISLLLPPMINPIVYSVKSKHLRVRIIRVFIK, translated from the coding sequence ATGTCAGGTGTCAATGACACCAAATTAAAATCTGTAATATTCCTTCTCTCCGGGCTACCGAGTCATGGGGACACACATCTCTGGATTTCTATCCCCTTCTGCTTCATGTATGTCATTTCAATAATAGGAAATTCcgtcattctgttcattataaaaacagatccaagcctccatgagcccatgtacattttcctttccatgttggccgTCACAGACCTTGGCATATCGATAACCACCATACCAACGATAATGGGCATATATTTGTTTAACTCTAGGGAAATCAGCCTCGATGCCTGTTTAACCCAACTGTTCTTTATCCACTTGCTTAAATGCATTGAATCTTCTGTGCTtttgttgatggcctttgaccgcttcatCGCGATTCATAACCCCCTGAGATATGCTACCATCTTAACCCCACCGAGAATAGCCAAGATGGGACTTTTGGCTCTGCTAAGAGCGATGGTCATAAAACTTCCACTTCCCTTTCTCCTGAAACGGTTCCAATACTGTCgagccaatgtcctctcccattcctactgcctgcACCAGGAGGTCATGAAGATGGCTTGTTCAGATATCACAGTCAACAGCATCTATGGATTGTTTACTAAACTCATAACAATGGGGTTGGACTCGCCgctcatcttcctctcttatgtgatgatcctcaaaacagtgctgagcatcACATCCTTCAAGGAGTCCCTgagggccctgaacacctgcgtcTCCCACCTCTGCGCCCTCCTGGTCTTCTACACACCAGATATCAGCTTGTCTGTGATGCACAGATTCGGGGAGGGCTCTTTTCCGTTATTTCAGATTCTCCTAGGCTACATCTCCCTGCTTCTCCCACCGATGATAAATCCAATTGTGTACagcgtgaaaagcaaacaccttcgtgTGAGGATAATCAGGGTGTTCATCAAGTGA
- the LOC135895369 gene encoding olfactory receptor 51G2-like: protein MSSLNDTKLKSVIFLLTGLPSHGDAHLWISIPFCFMYVISIIGNSVIVFIVKTDPSLHEPMYIFLSMLAITDLGILITTIPTILGIYLFNSREISLDACLAQLFFIHLLHCIESSLLLLMAFDRFIAIYNPLRYPSILTLPRIAMMGLVAVLRAMVIILPLPFLLKQFHYCRANVLSHSYCVHREVMNMACSDITVNIIYRLFTKLLTMGLDSLLIFLSYVMILKTVLSIGSQEECLRALNTCVSHLCALLLFYTPEISLTVVHSFEKGFYPLLQIVLGYISLLLPPLMNPIVYSVKSKHLRVRIIRVFMK, encoded by the coding sequence ATGTCATCTCTCAATGACACAAAATTAAAATCTGTAATATTCCTTCTCACCGGGCTACCGAGTCACGGGGACGCACATCTCTGGATTTCTATCCCCTTTTGCTTCATGTATGTTATTTCAATAATAGGAAATTCAGTCATTGTGTTCATTgtaaaaacagatccaagcctccatgagcccatgtatattttcctttccatgttggccatCACAGACCTTGGCATATTGATAACCACCATACCGACGATACTGGGCATATATTTGTTTAACTCTAGGGAGATCAGCCTCGATGCCTGTTTAGCCCAGCTCTTTTTCATCCACTTGCTTCATTGCATTGAATCCTCTCTGCTGTTGTTGATGGCTTTTGACCGCTTCATCGCGATTTATAACCCGCTGCGATATCCTTCCATCTTAACCCTGCCGAGAATAGCCATGATGGGACTGGTGGCTGTGCTAAGAGCGATGGTCATAATACTTCCACTTCCCTTTCTCCTGAAACAGTTCCACTACTGTCgagccaatgtcctctcccattcctactgtGTGCACCGGGAGGTCATGAACATGGCTTGTTCAGATATCACAGTCAACATCATCTATCGATTGTTTACTAAACTCTTAACAATGGGGTTGGACTCTCtgctcatcttcctctcttatgtgatgatcctcaaaacagtgctgagcatcGGATCCCAAGAGGAGTGCCTGAGGGCTCTGAACACCtgcgtctcccacctctgtgccctCCTGCTCTTCTACACACCAGAGATCAGCTTGACTGTGGTACACAGCTTTGAGAAGGGCTTTTATCCCTTACTTCAGATTGTCCTGGGCTAcatctccctgcttctccccccgctGATGAACCCAATTGTGTACagcgtgaaaagcaaacaccttcgcGTGAGGATAATCAGGGTTTTCATGAAGTGA